The proteins below come from a single Drosophila teissieri strain GT53w chromosome 3L, Prin_Dtei_1.1, whole genome shotgun sequence genomic window:
- the LOC122615882 gene encoding uncharacterized protein LOC122615882, whose protein sequence is MFKELVLWMHRLAHDFCLARPIAPIPRHGCRVPVKNGFFANLIFFVAIVTPLYFCLLKDVIAMITKPKKP, encoded by the exons atgtttaaggAGCTTGTACTGTGGATGCATCGTCTGGCCCACGACTTTTGTTTGGCCCGCCCAATTGCACCGATACCTCGACAT GGCTGTCGTGTGCCAGTTAAGAATGGATTCTTCGCCAACTTGATTTTCTTTGTGGCCATTGTGACGCCGCTGTACTTTTGCCTGCTGAAGGACGTGATCGCCATGATCACTAAGCCCAAGAAGCCCTAA